From Mycobacterium colombiense CECT 3035:
CGTACCCGCGCGCACCGCGCGTCGGTGAGCCCGAGTTTCTGCCGCTGCTGCGCCGGCTGGGCCGGTTTTTGCCGACCGACGTCCGGGTGGTCGGCATCGCCCGCGCGCCGGCGGGTTTCGACGCCCGGTTCTCGGCGCTGCGGCGCCACTACGTGTATCGGCTCTCGACGGCGCCGTGGGGCGTGCAGCCGCTGCAGGCCCGCTACGTCACCGCCTGGCCGCGCCCGCTGGACGTCGAGGCGATGGCGACCGCATCGCGAGACCTGCTGGGATTGCATGACTTCGCCGCGTTCTGCCGTCACCGCGAGAACGCCACCACCATCCGCGACCTGCAGCGGCTGGAGTGGACCCGCGACGGCGACCTTATCACCGCGCAGGTCAGCGCCGACGCGTTCTGCTGGTCGATGGTGCGCTCGCTGGTCGGCGCGCTGCTGGCCGTCGGCGAACACCGCCGCCCCGTCTCGTATTGCCGCGAATTGCTCAGCGCCACAGAGCGTTCCAGCGACTTCGCGGCCGCGCCCGCCCATGGGTTGTCGCTGGTCGGTGTCGACTATCCGCCCGATGACCAGCTGGCCGCGCGCAACCTGATCACCCGCGACATCCGCTCGCGCGACTGAGCGCTCAGAGCCGCGCGGCGACGAAACCCGCGGCCTGATCCACCAGCCCGGAATCGATGTACGAGGGCTGCAGGTGCGACGGCCAATTCAAACCGCCGGAACAGATCGGGTCACCCTTGGCGCACACGTCGATCGTCTTGCCGGCGAAGGCCGGGCTGAAATCGGGCACCGGCCCGAGGATTCCGCGGGTGCCGTTGCCGAACAGGGCCACCGCGGCGACCTGCTGATCCAGGGCCGGCGGCAGCGGGTTGGTGAACCCGAACGCCGGTTCGGTCACCGCGACCACGAGGTCGGCGGACGCGGCGCCCAGCGAATAGCCGCCCAGCACCTCGCGGGTGCTCGGGCAGCTTCGCGCCATCTGCTGGACGTGGGCGCTCATGTCGTTGGCGCCCTTGGCCGGACTCACGTCGGCGGGATAGTTGACCCCGTAGGCCCCGACCGGCAAACGGGTCTTTGCGCGCAGGGAATTGACGAACGCCGCGCCGACATAGCCGACACCGGGCGGTTCCTCGCGGCCGCGCGCGAACACCACTTCGGCGCCGGGACACCCCGCCGATGCCGCCGGCGCCCCGAACGTGGTGACCGCCAGGGCAAGCAGCGAGGACGCGGCGATGGAGGCGGCGCATGCCACGCCACACCGGCGGTGGCTCAACGCTAGACCCTGGCCGCCACGAAATTCGCTGCCCTGTTGGTCAATCCGGGGACGTAGCTCAGGTGCGAACTCCACTGCATGCCGCTCGAGCAGATCGGGTCGCCCGGGTTGCACAGGTCGATGGTCTTACCCTCGAAATTCGGGGACAGGGCGCTCATCAGTTGACCCGCCCGGCCGGACGGGTTGCCGAACAGCGCGACCGCGGCGACGTGATCGGCGGCCGCGGACGGCAACGGCTGACGGTAGCCGAGGCCGGACACCGGTGCGGCCGTGACGATGTCGACGACGGCCGCGCCCTGCGAGTATCCACCCAGCACCAGTTTGGTGTTGGGGCAGTTGGCGGCCATCTGCTGGATGTGGGTGCTGGCGTCGTTGGCGCCGTTGGCGGCGGCCAGGAAGTCCTTGCTGGCCGGGTAGTTCACCCCATATGCGCCAACGCTTTTGCGGGTCTGCTCGCGCAACGCGCTGACGAACGCACCGCCCACCTTGCCGACACCGGGCGGCTCGTCGGTGCCGCGTGCGAACACCACCTCAACGCCGGGGCACGACGCCGACGCATGCGGAACCAATTGGGGAGCAACCAATAACGCGCCAACCGCGCCAATTCCGATGCCCAGCCCTAACGGGATAAGCCTCACACAGCGATGTTAAGGGGGCGTTGATAACCCGACGGTAACGATTTAGACGAGAGGTGCTTGCGGTGAGTCGGTGGCCGGGGCCGGCGCGGCCGGAGTCGGCAGCGACGGCGCGGGCGACGGCCCGGTGCCGCCGTGGATCGAGGGGCCCGAATCCGGCGGGTTCTGCCCGTAGACCGGCGACTGCTGGCCGTAGCCCGGCTGCTGCGGGACGGGGCCCAGCGGCGGGCCGAACGCGGGCGACTGCTGGCCGAGGCCGGCGGCCGCCAGCTTCTGCGCGACGAACGACGCGGCCTGGGTGGTGTAGACGGGGACGTAGCCCTCGGTGTGCCCGCTCCACTCGTTGCCTTCGCCCGCGTGGCAGATCGGGTCGTTGGGGTTGCAGTAGTCGGCGGCCTTAGAGCCCAGCATCGAGCTCTTGGTGGGCAGCGACCCGCCGGCGCGGTCGGCCACGTCACCGAAGGTCACTACGGCGGCGATGTTGTTGGCGTACTGCGCGGGCAGGGTGTTGCCCCAGCTGATGCCGCCGATCGGGACGCCGGCCACGATGTCCATCACCGACGCGCCCTGCGAGTACCCGCCGAGCACGATCTTGGTGTTCGGGCAGGTTTCCACGCTCTTCTTGACGCGGTCGATGGTGTCGTTGGCGCCGTCGCCGCCGTGCAGCTGCAGCTTGCTGGCGGCGTAGTTCACCCCGTACGGCAGGATGTTCAAGCCGGTCTGCTGGCGCAGCGAGTCCACGAAGGCGTCGCCGACCCGGCCCAGGCCGTTGGGCTCGTTGGTGCCCCTGGCGAAGACCACCTCGACGTCCGGGCAGTCGAAGGCGGAGGCTTTGGGCGCTGCGGCGGGGGTGGCGAGCAGGCCAGCAGCGATAACCAGGGCAGAGGCACCCAGGCCGATGAAGCGAGTTGCCGACCGCGCGGTGCCCGCCCGACGGGTACGTACACGGTGAGTTTTCACCGGGCAATTTTACCCAAATCGTGATGTGTTGAAACCCCGGCGACCTGTGGATAACCGCGCTAACGGCGCGGATCGGCGGCCTACCTTCGGTGTCAACGGATTCACGGGATGGGGAGAGTCAGTGCCGCGTCAGCCGGCCACGTGGTTGCACGTCAGCGCGTACCGGTATTTGCTGCGGCGCACCGAACGGGCGTTGCTGCGCGAGGCGGCCGGGCTCCCCACCCACCCCCGTTCGGGGCCGGTGGCGCTCGGGTGCGTCGCCGCGGCGGTCGCCATGGCGGGTTGCGCGGTCCTCGGTTTGCTGCGACCTCATGTGGCGCTGGATCGCGCGCAGATCGTGGTGAGCCGGGAATCCGGTGCCCTGTTCGTCCGGGTGGGCGATGTCTGGCATCCGGTGCTCAACCTGGCCTCGGCCCGGCTCATCGCGGCCACGGCCGCCGACCCGCAGCCGGTCCCCGAATCCGCCCTGGGCGCCACCAAACGCGGCCCGCTGCTGGGCATTCCGGGCGCACCGCAATTTCTCGGCAGGCCGCTGTCCGTAGGGGATATGGGTTGGTCGATATGCGCTAGCACCGGCGCTAGCACCACGACGGTGATCGTGGGTCGCCGCTCCGAGGGCCCGGCGGTGCACCCCGTGCCCGAAGGGCACGCGATCCTGGCGGCCCCGCCTTCCGGTTCGCCGGCCTACCTGCTTTACGACGGCCACCGGGCGATGGTGGACCTCGACGACGCCGCCGTGGTCCGCGCACTGCGCATCGAGGGGCGTGCGCCGCTGCCGGTCGCGCAGGCATTGCTGAATGCGGTGCCGGAAGCGCCACCGATCGCGCCGCCTCGGCTCCGCGGTCGCGGCGGCGCGGCGCCCGGATTGCCCGGATTCGCGGTCGGCAGTGTGCTTCGCATCACACGGGCCGACGGCGACGAGTTTTACGCGGTGCTGGCGACCGGGGTGCAGCGCATCGGCCGGGTGGCCGCCGACCTGCTGCGCCTTCGCAACCCGCAGGGAACGGCCAACCCCGTCACCGTCGCCCCCGACGCGATCCGGGCCGCGCCGGTGGTCGCCGAGTTGCCGGTTGCCCTCTTTCCCGACCGGGCGCCCACGCTCGCCCCGCCCGCCGGCACGTTGTGCGCCGGCTGGGAGGAGGCGAGAACGGGCGTCACGCTCCTGGCCGAGAACGCACTGCCGATCCCGCCCGATCGCACGCCGGTCGCCCTGGCGCAGGCCGACGGCGACGGCCCCGCGCTGGACGCCGTGTACGTGCCGCCCGGCACCAGCGCCTACGTGCGCGCCGGCGATGAGGCCGGCACCCGCTACCTGATCGCCGACACCGGGGTCCGGTTCGCCGTTCATGACGACGCCGCCGCGCACGACCTCGGCCTCGGCGACGCGGGCCCGGCGCCGTGGCCGCTCCTCAGTCTGTTGCCGGCGGGGCCGGAGCTGAGCCGGCAGAACGCATCAATCGCTCGGGATGCGGTCGCGCGTTCGCCGTGAGCGACCTCGTATCGCCCCGGCTGCCAGAGCGACGGTCAGCGCAACCAGGCAGACCGCGGCGCCCCGGAGCGCGGTGTCGCGGGCGCGGGAGTCGCGCGGTGGGATCGGCGGCGACGGCGCGATCGGCACCGGTGCCGGTGGTGGGGCGGCGTGGTCGGCGGCCGGACCCATACCGGTGCTGACGGCGGCGACGGGATCGATCGTGCCGTTGCCGACGACGGGATCCCATCCGGCGGGTGGATGATGCGCGGTCGTCTCGATGCGCTGCATCACCTGGCGGGCGGTCAGCGCGGGGAAGCGGGCACGGATCAGCGCGGCCAGTCCGCTGACCATCGGGGCCGCAAAGCTCGTGCCGGATACCGGTTCCGGCGCGAGCGACGCCACCGCCTCACCGGGCGCGGCGACATCCACCCAGGGCCCGGCAAGGGTGAACGGCGATGGCGCGCCATGGGAATTCACCGACCCGACGGTCAGCACGTAGTCGTCGTACCACGCGGGACTGACGGCGACCGTGATGGTCTGCCAGGTGACGTCGGCCCGCTGCGATGGGCACTGACCGGCGCCACCGGTGTTGCCGGCTGCGGCCACGATGACGGAATTCTTGACGTCGACGGCGTAGGCCAGTGCCGCGCCCAGCGCGCGATCGTCGAGCGCGGTCGCCACCGGTGCGCACGCAACCGACGAGATGTTGATCACCGAGGCTCCCAGATCAGCGGCCGTTCGAACGGCCTTCGCCAGGGTGTCGACGTCACCGACCCCGACGCGGGACCGGTCGCCGGTGGGGGCGAACTTGGCGCTGGACTGGCGAATGCTGATCAACGTGGCCTCCGGGGCGACCCCGCTGAAGCCGTCGGCCTTCGAATCGGCTGTGGCCGCGATGATTCCGGCCACCAGCGTGCCGTGAGCGTCGCAATCCTGCGTGCCGTCGCCGGTCGACACGTAGTCGCCGCCGGGCACCACATCGGGCAGCCGACGGTGCCGTGAGATCCCGGTGTCGATCACCGCGACCCGCTGGCCGGCGCCGCGGGTGAGTGGCCAGACCGCCGACAGGTCGCCCAGGCCCGATTGCTGATTGCGGCCCGGCCCCGCGTCGGCCGTCATCGGCGCGCAAATCTCGCGCTGCACGGTTGGCCACGGGGACGCCGGCAAACCGGGCTTGGGCAACCACCTGTCGTCGACGTCCGGCGGCGAAAAAGCCTGCGCCGTCGGCGTTCCGAACGCGCTCTCGAGGGTCAGCGCCAAGGCCACCAGCAGCCGCCCTGCGCACGCACCCCTCATGTGAGGTTCCATCCCCGGGCCGCGGCGTAGAGACCGCATATCCAGCAGGTCAACGGAACCATCGCGGCCAGCGCCAGCCACTCCAGCAGCCCGGCGCCTGCGCGCAGGACCGGCGAGGCGGGACGCGCCGGGCCGGCCCAGCCGAAGTACATCGCCGCGGCGACGGCCAGAGTCGTCGCGGCCGCGATCCACGGTCCGGGCACCGTTGCGCGCGCGGCGGCAACACCCAAGGTCGTTGCGGAAACGGAAATTCCGCCGATGGCGAACACCAGCATTCGTCTCACGTCGCCGCATCGCGCACGCAGCAGCAGGAGCGCGCCGGTGAGCGTGCCGAAGGCGGTGCACGACAGGCGCGGTGCTCCGGCCAGCACGGTGGCTACCCCTC
This genomic window contains:
- a CDS encoding cutinase family protein, which codes for MACAASIAASSLLALAVTTFGAPAASAGCPGAEVVFARGREEPPGVGYVGAAFVNSLRAKTRLPVGAYGVNYPADVSPAKGANDMSAHVQQMARSCPSTREVLGGYSLGAASADLVVAVTEPAFGFTNPLPPALDQQVAAVALFGNGTRGILGPVPDFSPAFAGKTIDVCAKGDPICSGGLNWPSHLQPSYIDSGLVDQAAGFVAARL
- the eccB gene encoding type VII secretion protein EccB, with the translated sequence MPRQPATWLHVSAYRYLLRRTERALLREAAGLPTHPRSGPVALGCVAAAVAMAGCAVLGLLRPHVALDRAQIVVSRESGALFVRVGDVWHPVLNLASARLIAATAADPQPVPESALGATKRGPLLGIPGAPQFLGRPLSVGDMGWSICASTGASTTTVIVGRRSEGPAVHPVPEGHAILAAPPSGSPAYLLYDGHRAMVDLDDAAVVRALRIEGRAPLPVAQALLNAVPEAPPIAPPRLRGRGGAAPGLPGFAVGSVLRITRADGDEFYAVLATGVQRIGRVAADLLRLRNPQGTANPVTVAPDAIRAAPVVAELPVALFPDRAPTLAPPAGTLCAGWEEARTGVTLLAENALPIPPDRTPVALAQADGDGPALDAVYVPPGTSAYVRAGDEAGTRYLIADTGVRFAVHDDAAAHDLGLGDAGPAPWPLLSLLPAGPELSRQNASIARDAVARSP
- the truA gene encoding tRNA pseudouridine(38-40) synthase TruA, with protein sequence MTRVSEDVRLRLDIAYDGTGFAGWAAQAGQRTVAGVLDEALTTVFRTPVRLRAAGRTDAGVHATGQVAHVDVPPEALPNAYPRAPRVGEPEFLPLLRRLGRFLPTDVRVVGIARAPAGFDARFSALRRHYVYRLSTAPWGVQPLQARYVTAWPRPLDVEAMATASRDLLGLHDFAAFCRHRENATTIRDLQRLEWTRDGDLITAQVSADAFCWSMVRSLVGALLAVGEHRRPVSYCRELLSATERSSDFAAAPAHGLSLVGVDYPPDDQLAARNLITRDIRSRD
- the mycP gene encoding type VII secretion-associated serine protease mycosin; translated protein: MRGACAGRLLVALALTLESAFGTPTAQAFSPPDVDDRWLPKPGLPASPWPTVQREICAPMTADAGPGRNQQSGLGDLSAVWPLTRGAGQRVAVIDTGISRHRRLPDVVPGGDYVSTGDGTQDCDAHGTLVAGIIAATADSKADGFSGVAPEATLISIRQSSAKFAPTGDRSRVGVGDVDTLAKAVRTAADLGASVINISSVACAPVATALDDRALGAALAYAVDVKNSVIVAAAGNTGGAGQCPSQRADVTWQTITVAVSPAWYDDYVLTVGSVNSHGAPSPFTLAGPWVDVAAPGEAVASLAPEPVSGTSFAAPMVSGLAALIRARFPALTARQVMQRIETTAHHPPAGWDPVVGNGTIDPVAAVSTGMGPAADHAAPPPAPVPIAPSPPIPPRDSRARDTALRGAAVCLVALTVALAAGAIRGRSRRTRDRIPSD
- a CDS encoding cutinase family protein, whose product is MKTHRVRTRRAGTARSATRFIGLGASALVIAAGLLATPAAAPKASAFDCPDVEVVFARGTNEPNGLGRVGDAFVDSLRQQTGLNILPYGVNYAASKLQLHGGDGANDTIDRVKKSVETCPNTKIVLGGYSQGASVMDIVAGVPIGGISWGNTLPAQYANNIAAVVTFGDVADRAGGSLPTKSSMLGSKAADYCNPNDPICHAGEGNEWSGHTEGYVPVYTTQAASFVAQKLAAAGLGQQSPAFGPPLGPVPQQPGYGQQSPVYGQNPPDSGPSIHGGTGPSPAPSLPTPAAPAPATDSPQAPLV
- a CDS encoding cutinase family protein, whose protein sequence is MRLIPLGLGIGIGAVGALLVAPQLVPHASASCPGVEVVFARGTDEPPGVGKVGGAFVSALREQTRKSVGAYGVNYPASKDFLAAANGANDASTHIQQMAANCPNTKLVLGGYSQGAAVVDIVTAAPVSGLGYRQPLPSAAADHVAAVALFGNPSGRAGQLMSALSPNFEGKTIDLCNPGDPICSSGMQWSSHLSYVPGLTNRAANFVAARV